A genome region from Triticum aestivum cultivar Chinese Spring chromosome 2B, IWGSC CS RefSeq v2.1, whole genome shotgun sequence includes the following:
- the LOC123045871 gene encoding probable serine incorporator, with the protein MWCASCLASACAGCACNLCTSAAASVTRRSARLAYCGLFAASLILSFLLRQFAAPLLQHIPWINTFDDTPPEEWFQMNAVLRLSLGNFLFFAIFALTMIGVKDQNDRRDAWHHGGWIAKFAIWVVLVVLMFFVPNIVITVYEILSKFGSGLFLLVQVVMLLDFTNNWNDSWVEKDEQKWEIALLVVTVICYLATFAFSGVLFMWFNPSDHDCGLNVFFIVLTMILAFAFAIIALHPQVNGSVMPASVISVYCAYLCYTSLSSEPYDYACNGLHMHSKQVSMSALVLGMLTTVLSVVYSAVRAGSSTTFLSPPSSPRSGARNPLLGDSNVEEGKGNSEGSEPRPVSYSYTFFHLIFALASMYSAMLLTGWTSATSERSELMDVGWTTVWVRICTEWSTAALYIWTLVAPLLFPDRDFS; encoded by the exons ATGTGGTGCGCGTCGTGCCTGGCGTCCGCCTGCGCGGGCTGCGCCTGCAACCTCTGCACGTCGGCGGCGGCGTCCGTCACTCGCCGCTCAGCCCGCCTCGCCTACTGCGGCCTTTTCGCGGcctccctcatcctctccttcctgcTCCGCCAGTTCGCCGCGCCTCTCCTCCAGCACATCCCAT GGATAAATACGTTTGATGATACACCACCAGAAGAATGGTTTCAAATGAATGCTGTTCTTCGTCTGAGCTTGGGCAATTTCTTGTTTTTCGCAATATTTGCTCTCACGATGATTGGTGTCAAAGACCAGAACGATCGGCGAGACGCATGGCACCATGGTGGCTGGATTGCAAAGTTTGCTATCTGGGTCGTTCTTGTTGTTCTTATGTTCTTTGTCCCGAACATTGTAATTACTGTTTATG AGATATTATCAAAGTTTGGATCTGGCTTGTTTCTTCTGGTACAAGTCGTGATGCTTTTAGACTTCACAAATAATTGGAATGACTCTTGGGTTGAGAAGGATGAGCAGAAGTG GGAAATAGCTTTGCTTGTGGTGACTGTGATTTGCTATCTCGCCACGTTTGCCTTCTCCGGTGTGCTCTTCATGTGGTTCAATCCCTCTGATCATGATTGTGGTCTCAATGTGTTCTTTATTGTCTTGACAATGATTCTTGCTTTTGCATTTGCAATAATTGCTTTGCACCCCCAG GTCAATGGTAGCGTTATGCCTGCTTCGGTCATTTCTGTTTACTGTGCATACCTGTGTTACACTAGTCTGTCGAGTGAACCATATGACTATGCGTGCAACGGGCTTCACATGCACTCTAAGCAGGTCTCAATGAGCGCCCTTGTCCTTGGGATGCTCACCACCGTGCTCTCTGTAGTCTACTCTGCCGTTCGCGCTGGATCTTCCACTACTTTCCTTTCGCCACCGTCGTCTCCTAGATCTG GTGCGAGGAACCCTTTGCTTGGTGACTCTAATGTGGAGGAGGGGAAGGGCAACAGCGAGGGAAGTGAGCCGCGCCCTGTGAGCTATTCTTACACCTTCTTCCACCTTATATTCGCCCTCGCGAGCATGTACTCGGCCATGCTTCTGACGGGCTGGACGAGCGCCACTTCAGAGAGGTCGGAGCTGATGGATGTCGGATGGACGACCGTCTGGGTGCGCATCTGCACGGAGTGGTCCACCGCAGCGCTGTACATCTGGACCCTTGTTGCTCCGCTGCTTTTTCCTGACCGGGACTTCTCATGA